From a single Salinirussus salinus genomic region:
- a CDS encoding TetR/AcrR family transcriptional regulator has translation MSDEPADELLAATHRALCRHGYADLTLRHIAAESDRSKATIHYHYHGKDELFAAFLDYLYERYTEAASSVDGTPGRERLHSLLELVLDDGAHAGPGFGTALLEVRAQAPYDETVRHHLRRFDEFLVDRLEAVVEDGIECGEFDDAVDPGRAAKRLATLVEGARARGVVADRPADERYRAVEEYVELLSTDGARSAATEAGR, from the coding sequence ATGAGCGACGAGCCAGCCGACGAGCTCCTCGCGGCGACCCACCGGGCGCTCTGCAGGCACGGATACGCTGACCTTACCCTCAGACACATCGCCGCGGAGTCGGACAGGAGTAAAGCCACGATCCACTACCACTACCACGGCAAGGACGAACTGTTCGCGGCGTTTCTCGATTACCTCTACGAGCGGTACACGGAGGCGGCCAGCTCGGTCGACGGCACGCCCGGACGCGAGCGGCTTCACTCGCTTCTCGAGCTGGTGCTCGACGACGGGGCCCACGCCGGTCCCGGGTTCGGAACCGCCCTGCTCGAGGTCCGGGCGCAGGCGCCGTACGACGAGACCGTCCGTCACCACCTCCGGCGGTTCGACGAGTTCCTCGTCGACCGGCTCGAGGCGGTCGTCGAGGACGGCATCGAGTGCGGCGAATTCGACGACGCGGTCGACCCGGGTCGTGCGGCAAAGCGACTCGCCACACTGGTCGAGGGAGCGCGGGCGCGCGGCGTCGTGGCCGACCGGCCGGCCGACGAGCGCTACCGCGCGGTGGAGGAGTACGTCGAGCTACTGTCGACGGACGGCGCCCGCTCCGCGGCGACGGAGGCGGGTCGCTGA